The Haliotis asinina isolate JCU_RB_2024 chromosome 3, JCU_Hal_asi_v2, whole genome shotgun sequence genome segment ATGAAATCATATTGAGATATCCGAAATATCGAGACATCTGTATGGAGttaaaagaaatcaaataatgCTAAATAATAAAGGATTTTACCAGGACTGAGAAATTATATTGAGACAACCAAGATATCTAGTTATCAGAGTTCGACACAGTTGTGTTTAACTGTAGTTGATTGATGCAATCTGACAATCTGGCAATCAGTTCATGATTTCATCAAAATGGATGTAGAATGTAGACTGAAATTTGAAACAATGTGAATAAAACAGCTGACAAATGTAAGTCCAAATACACACTGGACACATTTTCCAACAAGATAGGTGGATCAGTTCTCaagcttttgatcactggattgttctgTCCAGAATATTGTTTACAGGCcaatgccatgtataaacaaacacactcactctcactcactcactcactcactcactcactcactcactcactcactcactcactcactcactttaacctAATAACAGGATTAACTTGCGTACTTGAGTGCATATTCGATGATATGACATGTCCTGCTTTTGACCTGATCAAAACTCATTATTGCATTGATTCTGCACACACCTCTCTACACAGCTGTATGTATGAGGAAAATGTATGCTAAATGCAAGAAATAGCATTCCGTAATTAAGACTATATGGAAAGCCTATCCACCAAGTTTAACAATCTCCTAACACTGCAATAACTTAGATTTTTCTCTTGAAATGATCACATTAAAAACACATGTCCATTATTTCCATATTTTTTCAATTAACTCTGAATAATTGTTTTTAGGGGCAGTGGTTGACCTAATAGTTAAAATGAAATTTTATGTTTTCCTTGAAAAACTGTTACACAAGTCTATGCTTTCCATAAGTCTTAACGCGTTTCATCTTGAGATAAGTAAAATGATACACACATTTAGTAAAGAAGAACGATGTAAAGCTATGTCAAGCTATGAACAATATTCTAAAATGCACCATATGAGAGGGTTTCACATTATGATCAAGAGCTTGTTTTGTGATGTTCTCATGCGATAAGTAATTACTTAACATGTGGAACCATGCATTATTTGACAGGTTGTCTCTCAGTGTTTAAAGTTAAGAGCTGTATCagtagtacatgtattataaagATTAATTTGACGTTGGAtcatatgcatgtgtgtgtatgtttaagGCTGCTCATTTGATTGATATCAGGATATACAGCAAAGGCTGTTTGTTGTACAATGTTGAACAATGATGTAGTGTTTTGAGATGTGTTTATCAACAGACTAATGCTCCAGGTTTAAGAAttggcagtagggtagcctagtggttaaagtatgtGTTTGTCCCACCAAAGGCTTGGTTTGTTTTCCCACATTGGTtcattgtgtgaaacccatttctggtgtcctctactatgatattgttgggatagtgataaaagtggcgtaaaactaaagtcactcacttgctcataaggttataattggtctttagcagcccatgcttgctgtaagaggtggCCATGGGTATCCGGTGGTCACTGTGTTGTTTGTAGGGGTCAGTGCTCAAGATGCATGctgatatcaatcactagattgcctgATCCAGATTTGcgtatttacagatcgctgccatatagctggaatattgcagagtgaaatttaaacttaaatataaactcactatTGCAACAGCTAATGTTACCTATATGGAATAACAGGCTTATGCTGAGCACTTGATGATGACTGATGAAATGCTCTGTATGCCATGTCTTGCATATATGAAAGCTGTTCTAGGGGTGTATTTTCACAGCCATCAAGGGAGATAAGTATACTCCACCATGGTGCAACTGCCTTTTATCTACCAGGCTCCTAAGCTCTGCAGTTTTGTAGTTGGTCATCTTGTCAGCAGGGGCCTGAAGTAGGCCATCCTGTTTGTGTCGAAGGGAAGCAGCAAGTGACTAGGGTAACCAGAAGGTGGATCACACATGTGAACAGTGCAAGGGTTGGCCATGTGCTACCATGTAATAGTAAAGGCATTCTTTGTCACTTGCCTCCCACTCCAGTTTTAGGGCTCTCTTTACTGTTTTCTATCACATCGCCCAGATTGTACAGTGCCGCAGTCACTGAGATGTAGGCCAGGAGCAGACGGCCAAGTGTTTCCAGGAGAAGTCAATCTGCTGCACATTTGCCAGCATTGTTGACTTGAGTGGACACAGTTCTTTACAAGTTTTGCTTATCCTAACATTTAAAGGGCCGGACTGCTCCTCATTAGGCTAGGAATTCAGTACTGGACATGTAATGGTTGGCTTTGAGAAAATAGTGTCAGATAACAAAATCATAAAGGAGTGTATTTTAACTCAGCAGGATGATCTTTCTAATAAATGAATGATTGGCCCTTTAACCCAACTTAGATATTTCAGATTTTAGCAACAATTATGAACAGACTGCTTTGCATATGTATACAGAGGCACCCAATTTTTAATGTCTACAAGTTGTCATTGCTAGTGGTTATGTTTGAATAGTATGCTAAAGTTGTGTTTGGCTAAATTATGACTAATAGTATGATGCTACTCCAGTTACACATGATATTCCCCAGGTGTTTGATAAACACGGCTGTAATACTTACATGGTAACCAGGGCCTGATCTACAGTTTGTAGCACTATGTTATTTGTAAGCCTATGATAAATGGTGTAGTTACGGTAGCCCTACACACTGCAAACACTTTTTTGGATCTGGACCCAGGAGAAAAAAGTTGGTGAATGGTGGGGATCCTGTATACAGTGTCCATGTGTAAGACATCTAACCTTTGTACACAGCACATGTAGGTACAAGACAACTTGTGGCAAGGATTCCTCCCAGCATAGGTCAAGTGAGGAGGTATGGgttgtaatgaaaacattaccATCTTTGTTGGAGTGATTGCTCTGAAAGAAATGCAGCAGACAAGTCCCCAGTCAGCAATACTTGTTTTAGCCAGGCCTAATAGCCTTAAACAAGCTGGGAGAGCTGATCAGTCTCACATGTTACGGATACAGTGTCAGTAGATACAGCATTGGGTTTCTAGGGAAATTTACTTCCATTGACATACTGAAGATGTTAAAGCTTTCTTCATGAAAACACTTTCTTCCTTGAAATTTGTCAATGACTTCAGTTAGTGGTTATGGACTTGTACAGCTTGAAGTGAATTCTGTAGATATGTCACCAACGAGAAAGATATGTCAACACCTTCAAAAGCTACATTCATACAGCTAACATCATCTACATCTCATTATTCACTGTAGTATtaaacattgagattggttgaTAATTCAGCAAGACATGTTTAGTCATTCTATGTGTACcactgtacatgtgtgtaaACTTGTCTTACACAACATATTCATTGTAGTTTAAAATTCAACTGCTTTGGTTATCCAAGACCAAAAGTTTATTTTAAATTACAGTGCATTTGGTTGGGGCCTGAGTAGACATACTTAGACATATATAAAGAAAAACTCTTTATATCCACTAAACGTATCCTCGCATATTGCAAAAGGGTGATGCCCACAGTCTTGAGACCATTTGGTCCTTCCTTATACTTAGTGTCTGAAACAAACCATTTTTGTCCTGAGGTTGATGTTCCCTGCTACATGAGTTGCTCTGCCAGAGTGTTTACTTGTTGTATGCTTGGTGATAAAGAGGCAAGATGTATTTCCAACTGCTGTTGAACAGTCCAACAGTTTGTATTCACCATACTACTGTTGTTGTTATACGGGCCAGATTATCCCCTGTGACTGACCCAAGGTCAAGTGTTTATTGTTCTGGTCACAGCGAAGTCCAAGCGAAGTCCAAGCCTCTTTTCGGATATTTGATACAATGCTAAGTCACAAAAACCTGATTTACAGACATGACTGCAGAATAGCTTACATCTGCAATGACCAATGTTGGTTTCAATATGGCGTCATGTGGCATTGAAAATAGATGAATCAAGACATTGCTGTTTACAACTGCTGTTTGATATATCTTGTTTACTCAGACACTGTAGTTTACTCCTGTAATTAGAGAAGGTGAAGAGGTTTAGActggttgttgttttaaatCCTGAGGCATGCTTTGCTTTTCAAATTGGAATTTCAGGCTTTTTTTAGATTAATGGCTTTCGGTATTTCTGTTAAGCTACCTCTTGtatcttgttatattatatacaTGAACCAATTTTGTTGTTTCAGATGCAGCAGATTCTATACCAGAACTACAAAGAGGACAAAGGATCTTTCAAGAAGACACTAAAGAGCAAGGAGGTTGAGAAGGCTGTGACCCTGCACCCAGTAAAGGACCCAGTGTATCAGTACCGCATCTACAACCATATCCAGTCCACCATCATCATGAACCTGCATCAGAAGGAGCTGCGGCTGATCCGGGAGGTCACCATGATGGAGCAGCTGCTTGGACTGCAGAAGTCCAACATCGTGGACAACAAGCTGGGCATCTTGCCCTCGCTCAATAAATACCCACCAAAATCAGAGGAGGAAGTGCTCACTTGGGACTTTTTGAAAAAGCCTATATATTCTCATAATCATTTGAATCCAAAGCGGGGAATGGAAGCATCGTTGTCAGGGGCTTTGGATGATGTTGTCATGCAAGTCATGCAGTTAGTGAATAAAAATGCTCGTCAGAGGGGGAGGactatagattttaaagaaATTCTGTATGGTTATAGGAGGACTAACCCTTTATTTGGGGCAGATTACATTCTTGACTTATTGCTCATATATCGCAAACACAAAGGCCGCAAAATGACAGTACCTGTGCGTCGCCATGCTTATTTGCAGCAATCCTTTATGAATGTGTTGTTCATTGAGGAGATTCCCAAATATCATCCAAGGCCAAGTGTTGGGGGACAAGTGATAAACTTGTTCAGGCAGATAGCTGGTGGATCAGATGATCTGAAAGCTTTagacaaaagaaaagaaacaattcATTTTATAATGCCTCTTGCTggacgattaaaaatatttcagcgCTTTATGCGAAACATTGAGGAGGTGTGTTTTAAGTCTGGTGAAAATgtgcatcttcatgtggtgTTGTTCAACAGTGAAAAAGAAGACATGGCTTTGGAGCGGAGCATTGATCTGCTTCAGAAGTATCAAAGGAAATATGGTGGCAATAACATCGAGATCATACAAGCAAACGGTGCTTTCAATCGTGGTAGGGGATTGGAGTTGGGAGCTTCAAAATGCAAGAGTGATGCATTGTTGTATTTCATAGATGTGGACATTGTTCTGAGGAGAGATGCCTTGAATCGCATTCGCCTGAACACTAAGCAAGGCTTCCAGGTGTACTTCCCCATTGTGTTCAGCCAGTTCGACCCAACAACAGTGTGCCAGGATGACAGTCTGCACTGTGTGTGCACAAGCACCAACAACTGTGTGATCAAGCCATATGACTTCCATCATGACACAGGCTACTGGAGACAGTTTGGCTTTGGCATTGCTGCCATGTATCGCAGTGACATGCTGTCCGTAGGGGGCTTTGATCTCAGCATAGAGGGCTGGGGGAAAGAGGATGTGGACCTCTACACTAAATTCATtgaaagcaatatcacagtgtttCGCTCTATAGACCCAGGAATGACACATGCTTTCCACCCAATAGAGTGTGATGCTAGTCTGGAGACAAATCAGATGACCATGTGCATCAACTCCAAAGCCCAGAGCTACGGGTCAGTGTGGCAAATGGCGGAAACAGTATACAGTGAAGACGACATCATGCGGCGCCACGAGAAGCATTCACTGGATGTGCGATCCTAATGAACATCCAACTTAGGATCTCACTGGGGACATTAATTGCAATTTGCTCTGCATGTACTTTACAGGTTCTGGTGGGGTTGTACAGGGGGACATTTTACAGGCAGATATTTTACAGGCTTCAAGTACTTCAGTGTTCATCTACTAAAGACAATATGTGCCTGTTGATCTACTGATGaatgttttttatgtttgtaaaaTTGTAGAATTTGTTCATATGCTGCTTTGTCCTGTTTTGCTCAAGAATGTTACATTGTGTATCCATTACCATGATTGGGAGTGGTAGAGCTACCACAAATGGGGAACAAATGTTATTTACAGAACAAAATATGAGAAGCTGGAAGATGTATATTTGTTATCTTCATTCAAGTGTGATTAATGTGCATGATGCTATGCTTTGTgaatgtagtatttctagattaATTGAAAGCTTTGAATGACAGGAATGGTGTGCCTGTGGGAATGACGTAGATGTAGACACGTAGACGTCCATTATGTAGGCTTTTGTAGTGTAAATTGCCTTGAGAATTCTCACAGCTTACATGTGTACATAATTAGCACTGCTCTAGACCTCTGCACATGTTAAATCCATCCAACCACTTCAACGTCAGAATCATGTCACTTCATAAATACTCCATTTGAAGCTTTTTTGTTGAGGAAATTATGAAGTGCTCATATTCCCTTTTTAATTTACAAATGTTATTAACTTGCTCTTGAAGGTGTATTTAGTATCAGAATGCCGTGGATAGTCGTGGGTAAAGTTTCACCAAAAATCAATTTGGTATAGgcttgtttttacattgaaatatattcatgttttttttaaatgcctGTCTTTTATAATGTTATAATGTTGATGATAGCCATGtgattttcatgaaaaagaAGCACTGAAAGACCTACATATACATTTGGCATGTTTGGACGGAAAGGTCAGTTTAAAGTTTATTTGTTCTTGAAGACTCTCAGAATTAATAGTAACCAGAGAGAAACTAGCTTCATCTCCATTGTATTAATATGGTATTAAAGATGCCTTCTTTTGGGTACAGAAGTATTAGATTAAGAAAGTATTTTTCCAATTTATGGCACAGGGATAATTTTATGAGCTTATACTATGCTTTTTAAATGGTACACACCCAGCAGAATGGAATGTGATGTAAATAAGAATACTTTACTCTCTGAGTCCATACCATACTGTACATATTCATTTGCTGCCTTAGGGCAGGTTGAGTGTTGCTCAGCGTTATTAGAATTAGGCAAGCATAAATAAGAAGTTACCATACACTCTATTCCTTCCATATCACTACCTAGATAATGAAGAAAAATTTGTCATTAGGTTAAGTTGCAAAAGCATTTTTAGCACGACAAAGATGTTTTCTGtctcatattttcatttgatgaaGTTTGTACACccagattcatattttgtagTTTTTATGGTTATGTGTGTTAAGGCTGAAGGAAACGACATTCTTTCATGTGCACGTGCCTATAACACTTGAAAGATAAGCCAAATGTTATTAGGGGTCCAGCATATACTGCAAAAGTATGAACTTCATGCAAGTTAATTCTTGGTTGTGCATCAATTCATAGTTGTGTCTCACTCACTTTGAGCAATGTTATTCATCTCTAGCATCAATCATATACACATCAGTGTCTCACAGAGGGAATGTTTCTGTCTAAATGTTTATCAAGGCATCTTCTCATTAGATGAGTAACGTGCATCAGACAAATGTCACATGAGGCCTTATCAGCATTTCTAAAATCACTAAATCGCAATGTTTCActaaaaacagaaaatgatCTGGCATCAGTGGTTCCACTAAACAGGCAGGCTGTTGTAACCAGTTTGCATAGAAATAATAAGTAGTTGGTTTACAATGCGAGTCTCCTTGCTCAAGTATGAAACTTTTAAATTAAAGGCCTCATCACCAGTTTATCATAATTTTTCCAAAGTTTTATATTTGTTAAAATGACTCAATCATAGCAGCTAGGTCACACTTCCATTTCATGTTACAGAATTTCAGACTCTACTtatgttttcatcatttatcTTGAGAAGGTTACAATGCCATCCATTTATGTCAGCTTTGGTTGTGAATATTAACAGCCTGTTAAGAGATATGTGTGAAGTATTCTTAAAACAGTCTCAATGAAAGTGTCACGAATGATTCATTGTCAGTTGTCttcattgtaaacaaaacaagGCTTTCTCTGTCTGAGGGTGTAAATATTGAGGGGAAATGATCATTTATCCCATAGTCATGGTATAATACAGGTCAGCCAGTCTCTACCAGTAGCCATGCCTCTAATACATATGCAGCAGTAATTGGTCGAAACCATTCAAATATGTAACAGAAACATAAAGATCACTGGATTTAGCCTGTCGCATGGTAACTTGTCATCTTTCATTCTTGCAGCTATAGCAGCCATGTGTTGAATTTATTACTGACCCAGCCATTCTTTGAGTTAGCTGTGATTTGTTTCACAATGTAGCAttatatagcagttataaaatATGGGTTTGCTCGGCTAGGATTTCTAGTGGTTTCAGACATGTACAGCAGGTTGTTCTTGTCAGGTTTAACTATTACTAATATTAAAGGTGGTTGCTACCAGTCTGTCTTGTAGTGAAGATATCTCCCTGTC includes the following:
- the LOC137278223 gene encoding chondroitin sulfate synthase 1-like, which codes for MHGELGTTMAKKRYGIVKTYATCLLVGFLGGILLSNYCKNKFFSRCGLPDICCEEIGLSTSNSPDDNAAKTSDGQQYQKPTDNFVFVGIMTAKKFIDSRGLAAHRTWVNTINGEVRFFSSEGSVSKYGVPVVALPNVDDSYPPQKKSFMMLKYMHDHFIDQYEWFVRADDDVFVKGDKLDKFLRSINSSKPQFIGQAGVGKPEELGLLSLTATENFCMGGPGMIFSRETLRRMAPYVSNCLQNLYTTHEDVEIGRCVRKYAGIQCTWAYEMQQILYQNYKEDKGSFKKTLKSKEVEKAVTLHPVKDPVYQYRIYNHIQSTIIMNLHQKELRLIREVTMMEQLLGLQKSNIVDNKLGILPSLNKYPPKSEEEVLTWDFLKKPIYSHNHLNPKRGMEASLSGALDDVVMQVMQLVNKNARQRGRTIDFKEILYGYRRTNPLFGADYILDLLLIYRKHKGRKMTVPVRRHAYLQQSFMNVLFIEEIPKYHPRPSVGGQVINLFRQIAGGSDDLKALDKRKETIHFIMPLAGRLKIFQRFMRNIEEVCFKSGENVHLHVVLFNSEKEDMALERSIDLLQKYQRKYGGNNIEIIQANGAFNRGRGLELGASKCKSDALLYFIDVDIVLRRDALNRIRLNTKQGFQVYFPIVFSQFDPTTVCQDDSLHCVCTSTNNCVIKPYDFHHDTGYWRQFGFGIAAMYRSDMLSVGGFDLSIEGWGKEDVDLYTKFIESNITVFRSIDPGMTHAFHPIECDASLETNQMTMCINSKAQSYGSVWQMAETVYSEDDIMRRHEKHSLDVRS